ACCGGCGGGCAGCAGCTCGAGGTGACGTTCTGCCCGGCGGGCTGAGTTCCCCGCGAAGAACCCCTCCACGCAGCACCCCGTGCCCGGATCCCTTCCAAGGGGTCCGGGCCTGGTTCATTGTCGAACCAGACCTTTTCGATGTCTCAGGAGATTCGAATGCAGCTGGACCTGTTCTGGAACCGGAGTGTGTGGCGCGGGCTGGCGACCGCCTCGCTCCTCGCGAGCGTGCTTCCTCCGGCGAGTGCGATGGCCGCCGGAGAGTCCGTGCAGATCTGGGTGACGACCACCTCGGGCAGCTCGCTCTCCAAGAGGCTCAGCGCCGAGCCCACCCGGAACTTCGGTCCGGAGAGCAACACCTCCACGGTGATCGACGTCAACCCCGCGACCACCTATCAGACCATCGATGGCTTCGGTGGCGCGCTCACCGACTCGTCCGCGTGGCTCATCTACAACTCGCCCCAGCGCAACAGCATCATGAACGAGCTGTTCAGCGTGGGCGCGGGCGCCGGGTACAACATGATCCGGCTGCCCATGGGCGCCTCCGACTTCGCGAGGAACAACTACTCCTACGACGACACCTGCTGCGATCTGAATGACTTCTCGGTGGGCCACGACACGGCCTACATCATCCCGCTCCTGCAGCAGGCGCGGCAGCTCAACCCCGAGGTCAAGGTCCTGGCCGTGCCGTGGAGCGCTCCGGGCTGGATGAAGTTCAACAACTCCTTCACGGGGGGCGGGTACCTGCGCAACGACCTCTATGGCATGTATGCCAATTATTTCGTGCGTTTCGTCCAGGCCTACAACAGCTACGGCGTGCCCATCCACGCCATCAGCATGCAGAACGAGCCGCACAACGCCAACGGCACCTATGCGACGATGCAGATGGAGTCGAGCGATCAGTCGAACTTCGCGGCCCAGAACCTCCGGCCCGCGCTGAACAACGCCGGGTTCGGCTCGGTGAAGATCATCGCCTGGGATCACAACTGGCACGACGGCGGCGGCCCCGCCGGTTTCCCTCACGAGGTGATGAGCCACAACAACGGCCAGGCGCGCTCGGCCGTGGCGGGTGTGGCCTATCACTGCTACGAGAGCCCCCAGGACGCCTACGGCGTCCAGACCGACTTCCACAACGCCTTTCCCGACAAGGAGATCCACTTCACCGAGTGCACCGGCGGACGCTGGGCGACGAACCAGGCCGCGAACCTGGAGTGGGAACTACAGCACAACGTCTTCGGCCCGCTGCGCAACTGGGCTCGCAGCTCGCTGTACTGGAACATCGCGTTGGATCCGAACAATGGCCCCTACGTGGGGGGCTGTGTCGACTGCCGTGGCATGATCACCGTGAACAACGGCAACGGCACCTACACCAAGAACGAGGACTACTACGTCTGGGCGCAGCTGGCGAAGGTGGTGCGCTCCGGCGCGGTGCGCATCGCCTCGACGTTCCAGGCCGACGGCGGCATCCAGACCGTGGCCTTCAAGAACCCGGATGGCTCGCTGGCGCTGGTCGCGCTGAATACCAACGACACCAGCACCATCACCTTCAAGGTGCGCTGGAGCGGCCAGTCCTTCGACTACACGCTGCCGCCGCGCTCGGTGGCCTCGTTCAAGTGGGGCGGCAGCGGTGGCGGCACCCCCACCGCCTACCGGATCGTGAACAAGGCCACGGGCAGGTGCGTGGATATCGCCGGGCCGAGCACCGCCGATGGCGCCAACATCCACCAGTGGGCCTGCCACACCGGCGCCAGCCAGCAGTGGTCGATGGAGCCCACCGACAGCGGCTACTACCGGTTCGTCTCGCGCTATAGCGGCAAGGTGCTCGACGTCGCCGGGCCGAGCACCGCCGATGGTGCCAACATCCACCAGTGGACGTCCTTCAACGCCACCAACCAGCAGTTCAAGCCCGTGTCGCTCGGCAATGGCTACTACCGGCTCGAGGCGCGCCACAGTGGCAAGGTGATCGACGTCACCAACTGCACGAGCAGCGGCGACGGGGCCAACATCCAGCAGTGGACCTGGTCCAACAACGACTGCCAGCAGTTCCGGCTCGAGCAGCTGTAGGTCCCGGTACGGAACTCGTACTCGAGGTGAAAAAGTATCTGGAACGCTCGCTCATTTGACCCTGAATGAGCGAGCGCTCCCTCTGTGCACACGAGACAGGAGGGATTCTCGCGTGCGCACCGCATTCCAGCTCAAGACCCTGGCCCTTGGGGCCGCTTTCCTCGCCACCCTCGTGGCGTGCTCCGGACAACCCGATGCCGCGGCCGCCGACGAGCCGGTGGCCACCCTGGAAGAGCGAGCGCTCTCCACCAAGGTCATCGGCTACGTCCCCACGTGGTCGGGCGACATCAACGCCATCCAGTACGACAAGCTCACCCACATCAACTACGCCTTCGTCCTCCCCACGGCGCAGGGTGGCCTCACGGGGTTGAGCAGCGGGGACGCGCG
The sequence above is a segment of the Archangium lipolyticum genome. Coding sequences within it:
- a CDS encoding RICIN domain-containing protein — translated: MAAGESVQIWVTTTSGSSLSKRLSAEPTRNFGPESNTSTVIDVNPATTYQTIDGFGGALTDSSAWLIYNSPQRNSIMNELFSVGAGAGYNMIRLPMGASDFARNNYSYDDTCCDLNDFSVGHDTAYIIPLLQQARQLNPEVKVLAVPWSAPGWMKFNNSFTGGGYLRNDLYGMYANYFVRFVQAYNSYGVPIHAISMQNEPHNANGTYATMQMESSDQSNFAAQNLRPALNNAGFGSVKIIAWDHNWHDGGGPAGFPHEVMSHNNGQARSAVAGVAYHCYESPQDAYGVQTDFHNAFPDKEIHFTECTGGRWATNQAANLEWELQHNVFGPLRNWARSSLYWNIALDPNNGPYVGGCVDCRGMITVNNGNGTYTKNEDYYVWAQLAKVVRSGAVRIASTFQADGGIQTVAFKNPDGSLALVALNTNDTSTITFKVRWSGQSFDYTLPPRSVASFKWGGSGGGTPTAYRIVNKATGRCVDIAGPSTADGANIHQWACHTGASQQWSMEPTDSGYYRFVSRYSGKVLDVAGPSTADGANIHQWTSFNATNQQFKPVSLGNGYYRLEARHSGKVIDVTNCTSSGDGANIQQWTWSNNDCQQFRLEQL